A section of the Paenibacillus aurantius genome encodes:
- a CDS encoding nucleoside phosphorylase, with amino-acid sequence MALLPILRVDPADMPDYALVCGDPFRAEEIAKKLTDAKELAHAREYRTFTGTYEGVKLAVVSHGVGSPGAAVCFEELAKAGVKTIIRIGTAGSLSSYRTGSLIVSTAAVREEGLTRQLVPLAFPAVADSRVTEALYEAALEVDAPGEVGKGVTLTMDAFFSGVVELPHETYRKAGVLAVEMEIAALYVVAMLRGVRAGAILALDGDSTAVDEGYNPHRDVVTKAVEAEIAAALRAVVKLAKKNAE; translated from the coding sequence ATGGCACTGCTGCCTATATTGCGGGTCGATCCTGCCGATATGCCCGACTATGCCCTCGTGTGCGGCGATCCGTTCCGGGCCGAAGAGATTGCGAAGAAATTGACGGACGCCAAAGAGCTGGCCCATGCACGCGAGTACCGAACCTTCACGGGGACGTACGAAGGGGTGAAGCTCGCCGTGGTCAGCCACGGTGTCGGATCGCCGGGTGCGGCCGTCTGCTTCGAGGAGCTGGCCAAGGCCGGGGTCAAGACGATCATTCGGATCGGTACGGCCGGATCCCTGTCGTCGTATAGGACGGGGAGCCTGATCGTGAGTACGGCCGCCGTCCGGGAGGAAGGGCTGACCCGGCAGCTGGTGCCGCTCGCTTTTCCTGCGGTGGCGGACAGCCGGGTGACCGAAGCCCTGTATGAAGCGGCGCTGGAAGTGGATGCTCCAGGCGAGGTCGGGAAGGGCGTCACGCTGACGATGGACGCTTTCTTCAGCGGCGTAGTCGAGCTGCCCCATGAGACGTACCGCAAAGCCGGTGTTCTCGCCGTAGAGATGGAAATTGCGGCCTTGTATGTGGTAGCGATGCTGCGCGGGGTCCGGGCCGGGGCCATTCTGGCCCTGGATGGCGATTCCACCGCCGTGGATGAGGGGTATAATCCGCATCGCGATGTCGTAACGAAGGCGGTAGAAGCCGAGATTGCCGCGGCGCTCCGTGCGGTGGTTAAGCTGGCCAAGAAGAACGCAGAGTAA